The genomic DNA CTCCGTGGCAATTCCCGCATTGAATAGGAACCATATAACAATTTTCGAGATATTTTTCCATATCTTTCATGAGAGCAGTTTGCGGATTGTGTGGGAACGAAAGGTCTTATCGAGGGCCTTCGCCGGCTTATATCGATGTTGGGTCCACCGTGACCGTTATGGCGGCTCCTGAGTACGTTGTTCCGAGGTGAAAAGAGGGGCGTGTGCGGCTCCAGTGCCGGTTGGGGAAGGGGTAAGGTATCCATTACGAGAGAAGTTGAAAGAACGTCTGTTGATCGTGCCCGTGAAAAAGCTCCAGTTCGATGCGCTTTGCCATTGGAATCCAAGATAGAATTTCCAGCTATTCTCGTGCAATGCTTACAGGTCTGAACGCCATAATCGCCACGGTGATGGTGCGGCTGAAAGAGTCACAGAGAGTTTTGGTCGGACCGCAGAGCTCGGAGGATAAATTCCCGCGTCATCCGCGCGCCGTTCCTCTCATCCAGCAGTTCCGGTCTCAGCAGGTCCTCAGCCGTGTCCAGGTCGTGCCACTCGGGGAGAAGGGCGAATCGTATGCCGGCAGCGGTTGCCTTTTCGATGGTTTTTTTCAGAACTGAAGAACTGCTCCAGGCTATCCCGCAGAAGAGCTCCCGATGGAGCGTCTTCATTGCCAAAAGGTAATAGCCACCATCGGTGGCTGGTCCGAATACCGCGTCTACAGCATCGTCTTTGAGAAGCAGGAAGGCTTCCTCCAGGTAGTGCCGGGGAAGATGGGGCGAATCGGTCCCTATGATGGCCGCTGCCATGCTTCCGCGATCGAAGATCTGACGGAATGCGTCCTCCATCCGCTCTCCAAGGTCTTTTCCCCGTTGTGCCATGCGCTCCAGTTCCGGGGCTACTTCCTCAAAATACGAGCAGGCATCGATGTCAGGTTCGAAGAAGAGGACCGACTGCCTACGCATAGGCTTGACGAGTTCCAGCGTGTCGAGCAGCATGCAGCGGTAGAGCTCCGCAGCTTCTTCCGGCAGTAGAGCGGGCGTGAGGCGTGTCTTCACTCTTCCGGGCCGGGGGTGCTTCGCGAAGATGATTAGGGACTCTTTCAAGAGCAGGTGCTCCTCCGGTTTTTCATCATGGCTGCCCGACCCGTGCGCGTTTGGTAACGAACCGATGACAGAATCGGGAGGTGAAAAATGTAGTTTTTTCCACTTTTTATTGCTTTATGCACAGGGTTATCCACAGAAAGGGGAGGTGATGCCAAGGAGAAGCAGATGTAGTTCGGTTAGGTTTTGTTCATAAGGTGCCGGGTTATGAAGAGGCCTTGTCACGCTCGATGGACGCATAGGCCGAGTGCTTGTGGATAGACTCGTAATTCTCGGCCTCGACTGCGAACCAGGTGATATTGTCGCTCCCCATCAGCTTCTGGGTTGCTTCCCGTACGATGTCCTCGACGAACTTGGGGTTCTCGAAAGCCTGCTCGGTCACGAACTTCTCGTCCTCTCTCTTCAGCAGAGAATAGACGGGGCTCGACCCGCACGATTCGATAAGCTCGATGATATCCTCGATCCAGATGAACTCACGGTAGCGGACCCTCACGGTGATGGTGCTTCGCTGGTTGTGGGCGCCGTAGCGGGAGAGTTCCTTGCTGCACGGGCAGAGGGAGGTAACGGGAATCCTGATGCCGAGGATGAAGTCGAAGGTGTCGGCGAGGCTGGCGATGAACTCGCAGGTATACTCCATGAGGCTCTTTGCCTTCGAGACCGGTGCCTGCTTTTCCACGAAATAGGGGAATTCCATTTCCAGGTGAGCACGTGAAGCTCCGAGCTTTTCCTTCATGCGCTGGAGGATGACCTCGAGCTTGTCCAGTGCGATGTTCTCCCTGTAGTGGTTGAGTATCTCGATGAAGCGGCTCATGTGGGTCCCCTTGAAATGGTGGGGAAGGTCCACGTACATGTTTACACGCGCGACCGTGTGCTGGAGGGTCTTGTTCTTGTCCATCACTATGATCGGGTAGGAGATGTCCTTCACTCCCACCTTGTTGATGGGGATGTTCCGAGGGTCGCGGGTCTTCTGCATGTCGGGCATGAGGGTCATGGCAGTCTCTGGTGGGTTGTTGAAAAACAGCCATTTCGCCACTCTCCTCGTAAACCGCCGTGTGGCGTAGCGCTGCCTCCATGGGGCTTACTGCGGGTGCGACGTCTGTCTGTTTTTGAACAACCTGAATTTTCAAATAACCTGCTAAGGGCGGTTCTTGTGGGCGGCATACCTGACGGGATCTTCCAGACCGGCTTCGGCAAAACCCTTGAGCCGCAGACGACACGAGTCGCATTCTCCACACGCGAACCCCTCTGGAGCAGGGTCGTAGCAGGAGTGTGTATGGCCGTAATCTACGCCGAGGGAGAGCCCTCGCTTGATGATCTCCCCTTTGCTGAGGCTGATCAGCGGTGCGTGAATCGTGAAACGTCCGCTTCCTTCCACCCCTGCCTTTGTGGCAAGGTTTGCCATTTTCTCGAATGCGGCGATATACTCCGGGCGGCAGTCCGGGTAACCGGAATAGTCGAGGGCATTGACTCCGATGAAGATGTCGAAGCAGCCCAGCACTTCCGCCCAGCCGAGAGCGAAGGAGAGGAAAATTGTGTTTCGTGCCGGTACGTATGTGACGGGGATGTCGTTGCCGACGCCTTCCTTGGGGACGGCGATGTCTGAGGTCAGGGCGCTCCCGCCCATGCGCCGCAGATCGATTTCCACCAGCATGTGGTCCACGGCTCCGGCCTCCCGGGCGTACTTCCGGGCCACATCCAGCTCTGCCCCGTGCCGTTGCCCGTAAGCAAAGCTCATGGCGTACGTCTCGAAACCTTCAGCCCTGGCAATGGCAAGGCAGGTTGTGGAATCGAGCCCGCCGCTGTAGAGGACGACTGCTTTTCGTTTCATATCACCTTTCCCGTCTCTTTGTCTCCCGCAGGGCCCCTGAATAACTCTTCCGAGCTCAGGTTGCTCAAAAACGGTCAGATCTCCGCTAAAACAGCGAAAAGTTCAGGTACCGTTTCGGGTGCTCCTTGATGTCCTTCACAAGGGCATCGACGCTATCTACCATATGGTTGAGGCGTTCATACGTTTCGTTATCGTTCAGGAGTTTTCCGGCAGTACCTTCACCGCGATTCAGGCGCCCCGCGATATCTTCGAAGCCTTTGACGGAGTTTTCGGCACGGTCGATGAGGGCAATCCCCCGGTCGTACAGATCCCGTTCCCCGAGCAGTTTTCCGATAGTGGAGTCGCTGGAGGTCAGCTTCCTGTTAAGCTCCCGAACATCCTCCGCCGCCTCGATGCTCTTGTCAGCCAGGGCGACGAGTTTGTCGTAGAGTTGCCGGTCCCTGACCAGCCGACCAAGGGTTCCGTCCGCAGACTGGATGTCCTTGATAGTCTCTTCGGTGCGGGTGAGGATGGAGATCAGCCGGTCGTAAGCCTCGCTGTTCCGGCTGAGCTGGCCCAGCGTTCCTTCTCCCCTGTTGGCCGACCGGGCAAAGACCTGCAGTTCACTGGTCAGGCTAACCAGGTTGTCGTAGAGCTGCGGGTCGCGGCTCACCCGGCCGAGGGACCCCTCTCCCCGCTCGATTCTGTCCACGATGCCGTTCAGACGGTCGAACGTGGTTCCCGCCTTTTGCATCACGTCGTCGAGTTTTACGGTAGGAGCGCCCACAATGGTCGTTTCGGGTGTTTCCTGGACCGTCCGGCTGGGGGTAATATCGACATATTTTTCCCCCAGAAGGCCCCGGGTCTTGATGGTGATCCTGGAGTCCCGGCCGATTTTCCTGAGTGCGTCCTTGTCGATTTCGAGGCTGACCTGAACCTCGTTGCTTTTTTCGGGGGAGGTGAACCCGATGCTCCGGACAATGCCCACGTCCACTCCGGCGAGCCAGACCGGAGCACCGGTCTTAAGACCCGACGCATCGGTCATGGTGACGGTGAGCTTCCCCTTCGGCATGAAAAACTTGGTCTTCTGCCCCATCATGAGCACCCCCGCCGCGAAAAAGAGAAGGGCTGTGACGATGAAGATGCCGACCTTGACCTGGGACCATGCGATATCGTTGCTTCGTTTCATCGTTCCGGTTCTCCTCGTTCTTCATTGGTCCCGTTGCCGGGGGTAAAGAGCGAGCTGTCGCTGGGATGAAAGAATTCCTGCATCTCCGGCAGTCCGGCTGCCGTAATTTCTTCCCGTGTTCCCTCGAAGAGGAGGCGTGCCCTGTGGAGAAACGAGAACCGGTCGGAGACGGCAAAGGCCGTTTCCATATCGTGCGTAACCATTAGCGTTGTCTTTCCTGCACGCTGCAGGCTCAGCATGAGATGGCGGATGTTGTAGACTCCTATGGGATCGAGCCCCGTGGTGGGCTCATCAAAAAAGATGTAATCCGGATCTGCCGCCAGTGCCCGTGCGATGGCCACGCGTTTCTTCATCCCCCCCGACAGTTCGGCCGGATAGAGGTCTATTGCCTGCTCAAGCCCGACGAACCGCAGCTTTTCACGGACAACTTCCTCTATTTCAGGCTCGGTCACCTGCCGTTCTTCTATGAGGCGGTAACCGACATTCTCGCCGACGGTCATGGAGTCGAATAAGGCGCCTCCCTGAAAGACGATGGCTATTTTGCTGCGAACCCTGGTCAGCTCGCTTTCGGGGATGCCCTCGATGCACCTTCCGTCTATGAAGACCTTTCCCTCATCGGGGCGCAGAAGCCCCAGCAGCAGCTTAAGGATGGTCGTCTTCCCGGCACCGCTTACACCGAGGATCGTTCGGTTGATTCCCGGTTCCAGCAGAAGATCGAACTTTTCGAGGATAGTACGTCCGCCGACGGAATAGGAGACCTGTTCCATGCGGATCCCCTTTTCCGTGCTCACCGTTGCCTCACGTCCTGAAGACGATGAAAATCTTCGTCAGAAAGAAATCGGAAACCAGCACCAGGGAGGAGGCAAGTACGACCGTACGCTTTGCCGCGGCACCCACCCCTTCCGCTCCCCCGGTAGTGCTCAGTCCGACGTAGCAGCCTACCATCGAGATTATGAAGCCGAAGAAAGCAGGCTTCAGCACCCCCTCGATCAGGTCCTGGAACACCATGAACTGTGGGAGAGAGTTCCAGTACATCACGGGGTTTATATCATACCCCGCGGCAATAATATACCCTCCAAGGAGCGCCACCGTATCGGTAATGATTGCCAGAAGCGGCATCGCGAGAACCGTTGCCTTGAGGCGGGGAGTGACGAGGCGCTTCACAACGTCGGTCCCTTCCACCCGCATTGCGTCCACCTGTTCGGTCACTACCATGGTTCCCAACTCGGCGGTGATGGCGGAGCCGACCCTGCCGGCAAT from Geobacter sp. DSM 9736 includes the following:
- the folE2 gene encoding GTP cyclohydrolase FolE2; this translates as MTLMPDMQKTRDPRNIPINKVGVKDISYPIIVMDKNKTLQHTVARVNMYVDLPHHFKGTHMSRFIEILNHYRENIALDKLEVILQRMKEKLGASRAHLEMEFPYFVEKQAPVSKAKSLMEYTCEFIASLADTFDFILGIRIPVTSLCPCSKELSRYGAHNQRSTITVRVRYREFIWIEDIIELIESCGSSPVYSLLKREDEKFVTEQAFENPKFVEDIVREATQKLMGSDNITWFAVEAENYESIHKHSAYASIERDKASS
- the queC gene encoding 7-cyano-7-deazaguanine synthase QueC, with translation MKRKAVVLYSGGLDSTTCLAIARAEGFETYAMSFAYGQRHGAELDVARKYAREAGAVDHMLVEIDLRRMGGSALTSDIAVPKEGVGNDIPVTYVPARNTIFLSFALGWAEVLGCFDIFIGVNALDYSGYPDCRPEYIAAFEKMANLATKAGVEGSGRFTIHAPLISLSKGEIIKRGLSLGVDYGHTHSCYDPAPEGFACGECDSCRLRLKGFAEAGLEDPVRYAAHKNRP
- a CDS encoding ABC transporter permease — its product is MKNNIVENLLKSFFHEIQEFFFLTGRAIARIFQRPFYYREFVIQLDKIGVDSLFIVFLTGIFTGMVMALQALIQLRPFAATSYVGGMVAVTMVKELGPVLSSLMIAGRVGSAITAELGTMVVTEQVDAMRVEGTDVVKRLVTPRLKATVLAMPLLAIITDTVALLGGYIIAAGYDINPVMYWNSLPQFMVFQDLIEGVLKPAFFGFIISMVGCYVGLSTTGGAEGVGAAAKRTVVLASSLVLVSDFFLTKIFIVFRT
- a CDS encoding TIGR04282 family arsenosugar biosynthesis glycosyltransferase, with the protein product MKESLIIFAKHPRPGRVKTRLTPALLPEEAAELYRCMLLDTLELVKPMRRQSVLFFEPDIDACSYFEEVAPELERMAQRGKDLGERMEDAFRQIFDRGSMAAAIIGTDSPHLPRHYLEEAFLLLKDDAVDAVFGPATDGGYYLLAMKTLHRELFCGIAWSSSSVLKKTIEKATAAGIRFALLPEWHDLDTAEDLLRPELLDERNGARMTREFILRALRSDQNSL
- a CDS encoding ABC transporter ATP-binding protein, with the protein product MEQVSYSVGGRTILEKFDLLLEPGINRTILGVSGAGKTTILKLLLGLLRPDEGKVFIDGRCIEGIPESELTRVRSKIAIVFQGGALFDSMTVGENVGYRLIEERQVTEPEIEEVVREKLRFVGLEQAIDLYPAELSGGMKKRVAIARALAADPDYIFFDEPTTGLDPIGVYNIRHLMLSLQRAGKTTLMVTHDMETAFAVSDRFSFLHRARLLFEGTREEITAAGLPEMQEFFHPSDSSLFTPGNGTNEERGEPER
- a CDS encoding MlaD family protein; its protein translation is MKRSNDIAWSQVKVGIFIVTALLFFAAGVLMMGQKTKFFMPKGKLTVTMTDASGLKTGAPVWLAGVDVGIVRSIGFTSPEKSNEVQVSLEIDKDALRKIGRDSRITIKTRGLLGEKYVDITPSRTVQETPETTIVGAPTVKLDDVMQKAGTTFDRLNGIVDRIERGEGSLGRVSRDPQLYDNLVSLTSELQVFARSANRGEGTLGQLSRNSEAYDRLISILTRTEETIKDIQSADGTLGRLVRDRQLYDKLVALADKSIEAAEDVRELNRKLTSSDSTIGKLLGERDLYDRGIALIDRAENSVKGFEDIAGRLNRGEGTAGKLLNDNETYERLNHMVDSVDALVKDIKEHPKRYLNFSLF